Proteins from a single region of Syntrophorhabdus sp.:
- a CDS encoding molybdopterin molybdenumtransferase MoeA, with amino-acid sequence MISYEKALEMVLDHVRVLRPERRAILESAGQVAAQDVLSDIDLPPADIAGPDGYAVRSSDLLTAGRDTPVTLSIIGTTRAGRSTKRTVRPGTAIRIMAGSLVPEGADCVVPFEDTDEPGDKNGPNRENPSTVNVFSAAERGTGIRRAGSNVKKGT; translated from the coding sequence ATGATCAGTTACGAGAAGGCGCTGGAGATGGTGCTCGACCACGTTCGCGTACTCAGGCCGGAAAGACGGGCCATCCTCGAAAGCGCTGGTCAGGTGGCGGCGCAGGATGTCCTTTCCGATATCGATCTGCCCCCGGCCGACATAGCGGGACCGGACGGGTATGCCGTCAGGTCCTCCGACCTCCTGACGGCGGGCAGGGATACCCCTGTCACCCTCAGCATCATCGGAACCACCCGAGCGGGACGGTCGACGAAAAGAACCGTCAGACCGGGAACCGCCATCCGGATCATGGCAGGTTCCCTGGTTCCCGAAGGAGCCGACTGCGTCGTCCCTTTTGAAGACACGGATGAGCCCGGGGACAAGAACGGGCCGAACCGGGAAAATCCGTCGACGGTCAATGTCTTCTCCGCCGCGGAGAGAGGGACCGGCATCCGCCGCGCGGGAAGCAACGTGAAGAAGGGGAC